A region of Paraburkholderia largidicola DNA encodes the following proteins:
- a CDS encoding DeoR/GlpR family DNA-binding transcription regulator, producing the protein MTRDPRLTLNARQQELLEWVQRDGFVTVDDLAAHFDVTPQTIRRDVNWLADMNLLRRYHGGASLPTSSENVSYSARQRMFHDEKRRIAALVATHIPDQASLFINLGTTTEEVARALNRHRGLRVITNNLNVASMMSGYPDCEVLVTGGIVRPWDKGIVGELTIDFIRQFKVDFAIIGTSSIETDGTLRDFDTREVRVAEAIIEHSRTVFLAADHSKFGRPALVRQGHLNQIDSLFTDAPPPPDMTETLTNAGTQVYIAE; encoded by the coding sequence ATGACACGAGACCCCCGCCTCACGCTTAACGCACGTCAACAGGAACTGCTGGAGTGGGTGCAACGCGACGGCTTCGTGACGGTCGACGATCTGGCTGCGCATTTCGACGTGACGCCGCAGACGATTCGCCGCGACGTCAACTGGCTCGCCGACATGAATCTGCTGCGCCGCTATCACGGCGGTGCGAGTCTGCCAACCAGTTCGGAGAACGTCTCGTACAGCGCGCGGCAGCGCATGTTTCATGACGAGAAGCGGCGCATCGCGGCGCTGGTCGCCACGCATATTCCCGATCAGGCGTCCCTCTTCATCAATCTCGGCACGACGACGGAAGAAGTCGCGCGCGCGCTGAACCGGCACCGCGGGCTGCGCGTGATCACGAATAACCTGAACGTCGCGAGCATGATGAGCGGCTACCCGGATTGCGAGGTGCTGGTGACGGGCGGGATCGTGCGTCCGTGGGACAAGGGTATCGTCGGCGAACTGACTATCGACTTCATTCGCCAGTTCAAGGTCGACTTCGCGATCATCGGCACGTCGAGCATCGAAACGGACGGCACGCTGCGCGATTTCGACACACGCGAGGTGCGCGTCGCGGAGGCGATCATCGAACATTCGCGCACCGTCTTCCTCGCCGCCGACCATTCGAAATTCGGCCGCCCGGCGCTCGTGCGCCAAGGCCATCTGAACCAGATCGACTCCCTCTTCACCGACGCCCCGCCGCCGCCCGACATGACGGAAACGCTCACTAACGCGGGCACCCAGGTCTATATTGCCGAGTGA
- a CDS encoding ferritin-like domain-containing protein gives MHNEAVHVMPWRIEDIDLNRIDRQRAVANEDLLLLLCAASFIESGTDLYTSNLSRFFNGDPEVSAWLNNEWEPEEMQHGRALKAYIAHVWPEFDWDTAFRNFFEEYSKTCNMEDFEKTRALEMVARCVVETGTATLYRAIGVCSDEPVLKEITDNIRTDEVRHYKHFFKYFKKYNKIEGNGRLAVLGALMRRVMEIKNEDSEIALRHVFAIRYPERVNDPVYNRDKAARVNKLVRHNLSADMCVKMLLKPLDLPAKIQPGVHYPLAKITQHVFFR, from the coding sequence ATGCACAACGAGGCTGTTCACGTGATGCCCTGGCGCATCGAAGACATCGATCTCAATCGTATCGACCGTCAACGCGCGGTCGCCAATGAAGACCTGTTGTTGCTGCTGTGCGCCGCCTCGTTTATCGAAAGCGGTACGGATCTTTACACGAGCAATCTGAGCAGGTTCTTCAATGGCGATCCCGAGGTGTCGGCGTGGCTCAACAACGAGTGGGAGCCCGAAGAGATGCAGCACGGCCGCGCGCTGAAGGCGTACATCGCGCATGTCTGGCCTGAGTTCGATTGGGACACGGCGTTCCGCAACTTCTTCGAGGAGTATTCGAAGACCTGCAACATGGAAGACTTCGAGAAGACGCGCGCGCTGGAGATGGTCGCGCGCTGCGTCGTCGAGACGGGAACGGCTACGCTGTATCGGGCGATCGGCGTGTGTTCGGACGAGCCCGTGCTGAAGGAAATCACCGACAACATCCGCACCGACGAAGTCCGTCACTACAAGCACTTTTTCAAGTACTTCAAGAAGTACAACAAAATCGAGGGCAATGGCCGGCTCGCCGTGCTCGGCGCGTTGATGCGGCGCGTGATGGAGATCAAGAACGAAGACTCGGAGATCGCACTGCGTCACGTGTTCGCGATCCGCTATCCCGAGCGCGTCAACGATCCCGTGTATAACCGCGACAAGGCAGCGCGCGTGAACAAGCTCGTGCGGCATAACCTGTCGGCCGATATGTGTGTGAAGATGCTGCTCAAGCCGCTCGATTTGCCGGCGAAAATTCAGCCAGGCGTCCATTACCCGCTCGCGAAGATCACGCAGCACGTCTTTTTCCGCTGA
- a CDS encoding DEAD/DEAH box helicase — translation MSFDSLGLSEQLVRAVNELGYTSPTPIQQQAIPAVLNGGDLLAGAQTGTGKTAGFTLPILQRLLTMPPAPGGKRVIRALILTPTRELAAQVEESVRAYGKYLKLKSTVMFGGVGINPQIDALRRGVDIVVATPGRLLDHMQQKTIDLSHLEILVLDEADRMLDMGFIHDIKRVLAKLPPKRQNLLFSATFSDEIKALADNLLDSPALIEVARRNTTAETVAQKIHPVDRDRKREMLTHLIKQHNWFQVLVFTRTKHGANRLAEQLTKDGISALAIHGNKSQSARTRALAEFKNNTLQVLVATDIAARGIDIDQLPHVVNFDLPNVPEDYVHRIGRTGRAGATGEAVSLVCVDELQLLKDIEKLIKRAVPQEVIAGFEPDPNARPEPILRRGQGGGGGGRQPRQGQGQGQRQAQGQQTREGSANANNGAARGGQRASGDKPKQQAKPQGSKPAQARTDGARHQEKPRAVAHEGNARAPHAPRKPHGSNPGALLGGGGKPRSGAPRGGQRGN, via the coding sequence ATGTCTTTTGATTCCCTCGGCTTGTCCGAACAGCTGGTCCGCGCAGTCAATGAACTCGGCTACACATCGCCGACTCCGATCCAGCAGCAAGCCATTCCCGCCGTCCTCAACGGCGGCGATCTGTTGGCCGGTGCCCAGACGGGCACGGGCAAGACGGCCGGCTTCACGCTGCCCATCCTGCAACGTCTTCTCACCATGCCGCCCGCGCCGGGCGGCAAGCGCGTCATTCGCGCGCTGATCCTTACGCCGACCCGCGAACTCGCCGCGCAGGTCGAGGAAAGCGTGCGCGCGTACGGCAAGTATCTGAAGCTTAAGTCGACCGTGATGTTCGGCGGCGTCGGCATCAACCCGCAAATCGACGCGTTGCGGCGCGGCGTCGATATCGTCGTTGCGACGCCTGGGCGTCTGCTCGATCACATGCAGCAGAAGACCATCGACCTGTCGCATCTCGAGATTCTCGTGCTCGACGAAGCCGACCGCATGCTCGACATGGGCTTCATCCACGACATCAAGCGCGTGCTCGCCAAGCTGCCGCCGAAGCGCCAGAACCTGCTGTTCTCGGCCACCTTCTCGGACGAAATCAAGGCGCTCGCCGACAACCTGCTCGATTCGCCCGCACTGATCGAAGTCGCACGCCGCAACACGACGGCCGAAACGGTCGCGCAGAAGATTCACCCTGTCGACCGCGATCGCAAGCGCGAGATGCTCACGCATCTGATCAAGCAGCACAACTGGTTTCAGGTGCTCGTGTTCACGCGCACGAAGCATGGCGCGAACCGTCTGGCCGAACAGCTGACGAAGGACGGCATCAGCGCGCTCGCGATTCACGGCAACAAGAGCCAGTCGGCCCGCACGCGCGCGCTGGCCGAGTTCAAGAACAACACGCTGCAGGTGCTCGTCGCCACCGACATCGCCGCGCGCGGCATCGATATCGATCAGTTGCCGCACGTGGTCAACTTCGATCTGCCGAACGTGCCGGAAGACTACGTGCACCGTATCGGCCGAACGGGCCGCGCCGGCGCGACGGGCGAGGCGGTATCGCTGGTGTGCGTCGATGAGCTTCAGTTGCTGAAGGACATCGAGAAGCTGATCAAGCGCGCCGTGCCGCAGGAAGTGATCGCGGGCTTCGAGCCGGATCCGAATGCGCGGCCCGAGCCGATCCTGCGCCGCGGCCAGGGCGGCGGCGGTGGCGGCCGTCAACCGCGCCAGGGCCAAGGTCAAGGTCAACGGCAAGCTCAGGGGCAGCAAACGCGCGAAGGCTCGGCCAACGCGAACAATGGCGCGGCGCGCGGCGGCCAACGCGCTTCGGGCGACAAGCCGAAGCAGCAAGCCAAGCCGCAAGGTTCGAAGCCCGCGCAGGCGCGCACCGATGGCGCACGCCATCAGGAGAAGCCGCGCGCTGTCGCGCATGAAGGCAACGCGCGTGCTCCGCACGCACCGCGCAAGCCGCACGGCAGCAATCCGGGTGCATTGCTCGGTGGCGGCGGCAAGCCGCGCTCCGGCGCGCCGCGCGGCGGTCAGCGCGGTAACTGA
- the trhA gene encoding PAQR family membrane homeostasis protein TrhA, producing the protein MQVGERLNSITHLIGAVLSVAGLATLVTMGALDGDAYKVVSFSVYGAMLCVLYGISTMYHSVRSPRLKAILQKCDHSAIYLLIAGSYTPFTLVTLRGPWGWSLFGVSWGLAALGIVQELTLGRRTRSVSMVLYVLMGWLALVAVRPLVTALPAAGTAWLLAGGIIYSAGIYFFINDERIRHGHGIWHLFVLAGSLCQFVSVARYVA; encoded by the coding sequence GTGCAAGTCGGGGAGCGTCTAAACAGCATCACTCACCTCATCGGCGCCGTACTGTCGGTGGCGGGGCTGGCGACGCTCGTGACAATGGGCGCGCTCGACGGCGATGCGTACAAGGTCGTGAGCTTCAGCGTCTATGGCGCGATGCTCTGCGTGCTGTACGGCATCTCGACGATGTATCACAGCGTGCGTAGTCCGCGTCTGAAGGCTATCTTGCAGAAGTGCGATCACTCTGCAATTTATCTGCTGATCGCGGGCAGCTATACGCCGTTCACACTGGTCACATTGCGTGGTCCATGGGGCTGGTCGCTATTTGGCGTAAGCTGGGGGTTGGCCGCGCTCGGGATCGTGCAGGAATTGACGCTCGGGCGACGCACCCGCAGCGTATCGATGGTGCTGTATGTGCTGATGGGATGGCTCGCGCTCGTTGCCGTCCGTCCGTTGGTCACTGCATTGCCGGCCGCAGGCACGGCCTGGCTGCTGGCTGGCGGAATCATCTATAGCGCAGGCATCTACTTCTTCATCAACGACGAGCGCATCCGGCACGGACATGGCATCTGGCACCTGTTCGTACTCGCCGGCAGTCTGTGTCAGTTCGTCAGCGTCGCGCGTTATGTCGCATGA
- a CDS encoding c-type cytochrome gives MKRKSLFALSAVVVVAAAALVPVLWSGSDYLHNGTAVAATPADQAALIKKGEYLARAGDCIACHTVRGGKEFAGGLPMATPFGTLFTPNITPDDQYGIGKWSQDDFYRAMHTGRSKDGSLLYPAFPFTSYTKVSRADADAIYAYLRSVPPVAVPSRPHELKFPFNNRNLLIGWRTLFFREGEYKADPTKSVEWNRGAYLIEGLGHCGMCHTSINAMGGPVNSAAFAGGLIPLQNWYAPSLTSNKEAGLGDWDIKDISDLLKTGVSQRGAVFGPMAEVVHNSLQYMSDEDVHAMSTYLKTIPQKDEAPEHLQLETSQQFGSELLKQGQKIYADNCAKCHAENGLGMPPSFPPLANNPSIQMPSAVNPIRMVLNGGYPPSTGGNPKPYGMPPFAQALSNQEVAAVVTYIRQSWGNHGTAVSPQQVSDLRSAPLD, from the coding sequence ATGAAACGCAAGTCCTTGTTCGCGCTTTCGGCTGTCGTCGTCGTAGCGGCTGCCGCGCTCGTTCCCGTCCTGTGGTCGGGCAGCGACTATCTGCATAACGGCACCGCCGTCGCAGCCACACCGGCAGACCAGGCTGCATTGATCAAGAAGGGCGAATACCTCGCTCGCGCTGGCGACTGTATCGCCTGCCACACGGTGCGCGGCGGCAAGGAATTCGCCGGCGGCCTGCCTATGGCGACGCCGTTCGGCACGCTGTTCACGCCGAACATCACACCTGACGATCAGTACGGCATCGGCAAGTGGTCGCAGGACGACTTTTATCGCGCGATGCACACGGGCCGCTCGAAGGACGGCAGCCTGCTCTATCCGGCCTTCCCGTTCACGAGCTACACGAAGGTCTCGCGTGCCGACGCGGACGCGATCTACGCCTACCTGCGTTCGGTCCCGCCCGTCGCGGTGCCGAGCCGTCCGCACGAACTGAAGTTCCCGTTCAACAACCGGAACCTGCTGATCGGCTGGCGCACGTTGTTCTTCCGTGAAGGCGAGTACAAGGCGGACCCGACCAAGTCGGTGGAATGGAACCGCGGCGCGTATCTGATCGAAGGCCTCGGCCACTGCGGCATGTGCCACACGTCGATCAACGCGATGGGCGGCCCGGTCAACTCGGCTGCGTTCGCGGGCGGTCTGATCCCGCTGCAGAACTGGTATGCGCCTTCGCTGACGTCGAACAAGGAAGCCGGCCTCGGCGACTGGGACATCAAGGACATTTCCGATCTGCTGAAGACGGGCGTGTCGCAACGGGGCGCCGTGTTCGGTCCGATGGCTGAAGTGGTTCACAACAGCCTGCAGTACATGTCGGACGAAGACGTCCACGCGATGTCGACGTACCTGAAGACCATTCCGCAGAAGGACGAAGCGCCCGAGCATCTGCAACTGGAGACGTCGCAACAGTTCGGCAGCGAACTGTTGAAGCAAGGCCAGAAGATCTACGCTGACAACTGCGCGAAGTGCCACGCGGAGAACGGTCTCGGTATGCCGCCGTCGTTCCCGCCGCTCGCGAACAATCCGTCGATCCAGATGCCGTCGGCCGTGAACCCGATCCGCATGGTGTTGAACGGCGGTTATCCGCCGAGCACGGGTGGCAATCCGAAGCCGTATGGCATGCCGCCGTTTGCGCAAGCGCTGTCGAATCAGGAAGTGGCAGCCGTTGTGACGTACATCCGCCAGTCGTGGGGTAACCACGGCACGGCTGTGTCGCCGCAACAAGTGTCCGATCTGCGTTCGGCGCCGCTCGACTAA
- a CDS encoding c-type cytochrome, with protein MELRVSSRRIFRPLLALLLIGCAGVSGAVQAQTQPKAPDTMEARVQGCTACHGSKGQGTDNDYFPRLAGKPAEYLYNQLKNFREGRRKYPPMNYLVTYLSDDYLHDIATYFSQQRPPYPTPSKPTVADSVLARGKEIVLNGDASRQIPACAACHGKLLTGMEPAIPGLVGLHMDYISAQLGAWRSGSRHAIEPDCMHTIATRLTDADVNAVAAWLSTQQAPQNPVPAPAKSLKTPLACGSEPQ; from the coding sequence ATGGAGTTACGCGTGTCTTCAAGACGCATTTTTCGACCGCTGCTCGCCCTGTTGCTGATCGGGTGTGCAGGCGTATCTGGCGCTGTACAAGCGCAAACCCAGCCTAAAGCTCCGGACACGATGGAAGCGCGCGTGCAAGGCTGCACGGCGTGTCACGGTTCGAAAGGTCAGGGTACGGACAACGACTATTTTCCGCGTCTCGCCGGCAAGCCGGCCGAGTACCTGTACAACCAGTTGAAGAACTTCCGTGAAGGCCGGCGCAAGTACCCGCCGATGAACTACCTCGTCACGTATCTCTCGGACGACTACCTTCACGACATTGCAACGTACTTCTCGCAGCAGCGTCCGCCGTATCCGACGCCGTCGAAACCGACGGTCGCGGACTCCGTGCTCGCGCGCGGCAAGGAAATCGTGCTGAACGGCGACGCGTCGAGGCAGATCCCCGCTTGCGCCGCGTGCCACGGCAAGTTGCTGACGGGCATGGAACCGGCTATCCCGGGTCTGGTCGGCCTGCACATGGACTACATCAGCGCGCAGCTGGGCGCATGGCGTTCGGGTTCGCGTCACGCCATCGAGCCTGACTGCATGCACACGATCGCCACGCGTCTGACGGACGCCGACGTGAACGCAGTCGCCGCGTGGCTGTCCACGCAGCAGGCGCCGCAGAACCCCGTGCCGGCACCCGCCAAATCGTTGAAGACTCCGCTTGCCTGCGGCAGCGAACCGCAATAA
- the copC gene encoding copper homeostasis periplasmic binding protein CopC: MTFSLFSRLTLRWLAACGVSLAFASTAFAHATPTSRDPAPDTEVAAPSAVTIRFSEPLEPAFSKLALVDANDRPVASAASQVDPQDTKTMHLALQPLAPGRYTVQWTAVAEDGHRTKGSYAFSVK; the protein is encoded by the coding sequence ATGACCTTCTCCTTGTTTTCTCGCTTGACGCTTCGCTGGCTTGCGGCGTGCGGCGTGTCGCTCGCCTTCGCGTCGACCGCCTTTGCCCACGCGACGCCCACGTCGCGCGATCCCGCGCCGGACACTGAAGTCGCCGCGCCTTCCGCCGTGACGATCCGCTTCAGCGAGCCGCTCGAGCCGGCGTTCAGCAAGCTCGCGCTCGTCGATGCCAACGACAGACCGGTTGCGTCGGCAGCCTCGCAGGTCGATCCGCAGGACACGAAGACGATGCATCTCGCGCTGCAACCGCTCGCGCCTGGCCGCTACACGGTGCAATGGACGGCGGTTGCCGAAGACGGACATCGGACGAAGGGCAGCTACGCCTTCAGCGTCAAATGA
- a CDS encoding CopD family protein, which yields MRVDGLWIGQVAMAALMNVAFAFAVGSALLSAWLVNDAQAKIAPARPAWLRAQRSMQASAIVLVLADLGWLLYQAAEMAGVRLPEAFSVVPTMLSQTHVGFGWSVAFAGALVLVLVSFARQTNVLRNALLWLAVIAIAGGKATLGHAADAGVASAAIGMHTLHVLTTSVWGGLVLAAGFSVLPALGTSIARGVLIRTATQLSNVSLVAVAFVLLSGVFNAARGSGNSFLAIEMSTWGHVLMLKLALVALALVLGGLNRFSALPRLRRTASTMDAHTFTNLLYLEALAMLGIFAAAAVLSHSVPGFAALG from the coding sequence ATGAGAGTCGACGGATTGTGGATCGGGCAGGTCGCGATGGCCGCGCTCATGAACGTCGCGTTTGCGTTTGCCGTCGGTTCGGCATTGCTCAGCGCGTGGCTCGTCAACGATGCCCAGGCGAAGATCGCGCCCGCGCGTCCCGCATGGTTGCGCGCGCAGCGGTCGATGCAGGCGTCCGCGATCGTGCTGGTGCTGGCCGATCTCGGCTGGCTGCTCTATCAGGCGGCCGAGATGGCGGGCGTGCGCTTGCCGGAAGCATTCAGCGTCGTGCCGACGATGCTGTCGCAAACGCACGTCGGCTTCGGCTGGAGTGTCGCGTTTGCCGGTGCGCTCGTGCTGGTGCTCGTGTCGTTCGCACGGCAGACCAATGTGTTGCGCAATGCGCTGCTGTGGCTTGCCGTGATCGCGATTGCGGGCGGCAAGGCGACGCTCGGTCACGCAGCGGATGCGGGCGTGGCGTCGGCGGCTATCGGCATGCACACGCTGCATGTGCTCACGACGTCCGTGTGGGGCGGCCTCGTGCTCGCGGCGGGGTTCTCGGTGTTGCCCGCGCTAGGCACGTCGATCGCGCGTGGCGTGCTGATCCGCACGGCGACGCAGTTGTCGAATGTGTCGCTCGTTGCTGTCGCGTTCGTCCTGCTCTCGGGCGTGTTCAACGCGGCGCGCGGCTCGGGCAATTCGTTCCTCGCAATCGAAATGAGCACATGGGGACACGTGTTGATGCTGAAGCTCGCGCTGGTTGCGCTGGCGCTGGTGCTTGGCGGATTGAACCGTTTCTCGGCGTTGCCGCGCCTGCGTCGCACGGCGTCGACGATGGACGCGCATACGTTCACCAATCTGCTGTACCTCGAAGCGCTCGCGATGCTCGGCATCTTCGCGGCCGCCGCTGTGCTGTCGCACAGCGTTCCGGGTTTCGCGGCGCTCGGCTGA
- the dgoD gene encoding galactonate dehydratase, which translates to MKITKIETFIVPPRWCFVKIETDEGIVGWGEPVVEGRAHTVAAAVDELSDYLIGKDPRNIEDHWQVMYRAGFYRGGPISMSAIAGVDQALWDIKGKFHGVPVHTLLGGQVRDRIKVYSWIGGDRPSDVANNARAVVDRGFKAVKMNGSEELQIIDTFDKVQGVINNVAAVREAVGPNVGIGVDFHGRVHKPMAKVLAKELDPFKLMFIEEPVLSENVEALRDIVNQTSTPIALGERLYSRWDFKHILAGGYVDIIQPDASHAGGITECRKIASMAEAYDVALALHCPLGPIALATCLQIDAVSYNAFIQEQSLGIHYNQGNDLLDYIKNPEVFKYEDGFVSIPQGPGLGIEVNEEKVREMAKVGHRWRNPVWRHADGSVAEW; encoded by the coding sequence ATGAAGATCACCAAAATCGAGACATTTATCGTTCCGCCGCGCTGGTGCTTCGTGAAGATCGAGACCGACGAGGGCATCGTCGGCTGGGGCGAGCCGGTCGTCGAAGGCCGCGCGCATACCGTCGCGGCCGCCGTCGACGAACTCTCTGACTACCTGATCGGCAAGGACCCGCGCAACATCGAAGATCACTGGCAAGTGATGTACCGCGCCGGCTTCTATCGCGGCGGCCCGATCTCGATGAGCGCAATCGCCGGCGTCGATCAGGCGCTGTGGGATATCAAGGGCAAGTTCCACGGCGTGCCCGTGCATACGCTGCTCGGCGGCCAGGTGCGCGACCGCATCAAGGTCTATTCGTGGATCGGCGGTGACCGTCCTAGCGACGTCGCGAACAATGCGCGCGCTGTCGTCGATCGCGGCTTCAAGGCCGTGAAGATGAACGGCTCCGAAGAGTTGCAGATCATCGACACGTTCGACAAGGTGCAAGGCGTCATCAATAACGTCGCGGCCGTGCGCGAAGCGGTCGGCCCGAACGTCGGCATCGGCGTGGACTTCCACGGCCGCGTCCACAAGCCGATGGCCAAGGTGCTCGCGAAGGAACTCGATCCGTTCAAGCTGATGTTCATCGAAGAGCCGGTGCTGTCGGAAAACGTCGAGGCGCTGCGCGACATCGTCAACCAGACCAGCACGCCGATCGCGCTCGGTGAGCGTCTGTATTCGCGCTGGGACTTCAAGCACATTCTCGCGGGCGGTTACGTCGACATCATCCAGCCGGACGCATCGCACGCGGGCGGCATTACGGAGTGCCGCAAGATCGCGTCGATGGCGGAAGCGTATGACGTCGCGCTCGCGCTGCACTGCCCGCTCGGCCCGATCGCGCTCGCGACCTGTCTGCAGATCGACGCCGTCAGCTACAACGCGTTCATCCAGGAACAGAGCCTCGGCATCCACTACAACCAGGGCAACGATCTGCTCGACTACATCAAGAACCCGGAAGTCTTCAAATACGAAGACGGCTTCGTGTCGATCCCGCAAGGCCCGGGTCTCGGCATCGAAGTGAACGAGGAGAAGGTGCGCGAAATGGCGAAGGTCGGCCATCGCTGGCGCAATCCGGTGTGGCGTCATGCGGACGGCAGCGTCGCCGAGTGGTAA
- a CDS encoding FadR/GntR family transcriptional regulator has translation MQRDLHGRVAYLLGTAILRGDYAPESILPREAELMETFGVSRTVLREALRTLTSKGLIESRPRVGTRVRPKPAWNLLDVDVLDWYSRVAPAMDFALKLQEMREMIEPYAAALAAASHSDATFGALDAAHSAMVSARNVDEWVRADLQFHLSVLTACSNELLIPLGTLIERTLEAQLRLNAKRADVFNASLAEHTAVFEAIRDRDAPRARHAMASLLGVTRGRIEG, from the coding sequence ATTCAGCGAGATCTGCACGGCCGCGTGGCGTATCTGCTCGGCACAGCCATCCTGCGCGGCGACTACGCGCCCGAATCCATCCTGCCGCGCGAAGCGGAGTTGATGGAGACGTTCGGCGTCAGCCGCACGGTGTTGCGCGAAGCGTTGCGCACGTTGACGTCGAAAGGGCTGATCGAATCGCGACCGCGCGTGGGAACGCGCGTGCGTCCCAAGCCCGCGTGGAATCTGCTGGATGTGGATGTGCTCGACTGGTATTCGCGCGTGGCACCCGCGATGGATTTCGCGCTCAAGCTGCAGGAAATGCGCGAGATGATCGAGCCGTACGCGGCTGCGCTCGCCGCCGCATCGCACAGCGACGCGACGTTCGGCGCGCTGGATGCCGCGCATTCGGCGATGGTCTCGGCGCGCAATGTCGACGAATGGGTGCGCGCCGATCTGCAATTCCATCTGAGCGTGCTTACCGCGTGCAGCAACGAACTGCTGATACCGCTCGGCACACTGATCGAGCGTACGCTGGAAGCGCAACTGCGGTTGAACGCAAAACGCGCCGACGTGTTCAACGCGTCGCTGGCCGAGCATACGGCCGTGTTCGAAGCGATCCGCGATCGCGATGCGCCGCGCGCGCGTCACGCGATGGCGTCGTTGCTCGGCGTGACGCGCGGGCGGATCGAGGGCTGA
- a CDS encoding DHA2 family efflux MFS transporter permease subunit, whose protein sequence is MASDSPAAKPAVELNRPMITIAIMLATLMQTLDSTIANVALPHMQGTLSASQDEITWVLTSYIVAAAIATPLTGWLSDRLSVKRLLMFAVGGFTIASALCGLSETLTQIVASRLLQGIFGASLVPLSQSILLDINPRDKQGQAMAVWGMGVMVGPILGPTLGGWLTDSYNWRWVFFINVPIGAFALFGILTFLPTREPKHDAKFDAFGFATLGLAIGALQAMLDRGEQLDWFGSHEIVIEALIASISFAFFIAHTATVGKTSFFKYELLKDRNFATGTFFIFIIGAVMYATRALLPPMLQNLMNYPVATTGLVTAPSGAGTMIAMLFAGRLLKHIDARLMLLAGFVVSAFALWQMMQYTIVLSESDIVWPGVIQGFGLGLVFVPLSALTFSTLTPVLRADGTATYSLMRNIGSSIGISIVQTMLTRNTQVSHSDLAANVTAFNPVVAPILATGSRMDMAVLDVSITQQAAMIAYLNDFKLMFVATLAVIPLVLLIRPSRKVPDESVAHAAMD, encoded by the coding sequence ATGGCCTCCGATTCGCCGGCAGCAAAACCCGCCGTCGAGCTGAACCGTCCGATGATCACGATCGCGATCATGCTCGCGACGTTGATGCAGACACTCGACAGCACCATCGCCAACGTCGCGCTCCCGCATATGCAGGGCACGCTGTCGGCATCGCAAGATGAAATCACGTGGGTGCTCACGTCGTACATCGTGGCTGCCGCGATCGCGACGCCGCTGACCGGATGGCTGTCCGACCGGCTCAGCGTCAAGCGTCTGCTGATGTTCGCCGTGGGCGGCTTCACGATCGCATCGGCGTTGTGCGGGCTGTCCGAGACGCTGACGCAGATCGTCGCGTCACGGCTGTTGCAGGGCATCTTCGGCGCGTCGCTCGTGCCGCTGTCGCAATCGATCCTGCTCGACATCAATCCGCGCGACAAGCAGGGCCAGGCGATGGCCGTGTGGGGCATGGGCGTGATGGTCGGCCCGATTCTCGGACCGACGCTCGGCGGCTGGCTCACCGACAGCTACAACTGGCGCTGGGTATTCTTCATCAACGTGCCAATCGGCGCGTTCGCGCTATTCGGCATACTGACCTTCCTTCCGACACGCGAACCGAAGCACGACGCGAAGTTCGACGCGTTCGGCTTCGCGACGCTCGGCCTCGCGATCGGCGCGTTGCAGGCGATGCTCGACCGCGGCGAACAGCTCGACTGGTTCGGCTCGCATGAGATCGTGATCGAAGCACTGATCGCGTCGATCAGTTTCGCGTTCTTCATCGCGCATACCGCGACCGTCGGCAAGACGTCGTTCTTCAAGTACGAATTGCTGAAAGACCGCAACTTCGCGACGGGCACGTTTTTCATCTTCATCATCGGCGCGGTGATGTACGCGACGCGCGCGCTGCTCCCGCCGATGCTGCAGAACCTGATGAACTATCCCGTCGCGACGACGGGTCTCGTGACAGCGCCTAGCGGCGCGGGGACGATGATCGCGATGCTGTTCGCGGGACGCCTGCTCAAACATATCGACGCGCGCCTGATGCTGCTTGCGGGCTTCGTCGTATCGGCATTCGCGCTCTGGCAGATGATGCAATACACGATCGTGCTGTCGGAGTCGGATATCGTGTGGCCGGGCGTGATTCAGGGCTTCGGCCTCGGTCTCGTGTTCGTGCCGCTGAGCGCGCTGACCTTCTCGACGCTGACGCCCGTGTTGCGCGCCGACGGCACCGCCACGTATAGCCTGATGCGCAATATCGGCAGCAGTATCGGCATTTCGATCGTGCAGACGATGCTCACGCGCAACACGCAGGTCTCGCATTCGGATCTTGCCGCGAACGTGACGGCGTTCAATCCTGTCGTTGCGCCGATCCTCGCGACGGGTTCGCGCATGGACATGGCCGTGCTCGATGTGTCGATCACCCAGCAGGCCGCGATGATCGCCTATCTCAACGACTTCAAGCTGATGTTCGTCGCGACGCTGGCCGTGATCCCGCTCGTGCTGCTGATACGCCCCTCGCGCAAAGTGCCCGACGAATCGGTCGCGCATGCGGCGATGGATTGA